The Podospora pseudocomata strain CBS 415.72m chromosome 1 map unlocalized CBS415.72m_1, whole genome shotgun sequence genome has a segment encoding these proteins:
- a CDS encoding uncharacterized protein (EggNog:ENOG5039JXE; COG:S) encodes MLPDSPSSEPRSPVSDKSSNTSGSVSDESLPKSPSSPIRQRLRQLRRSNANKQAATMSPKSQLGNRFPGEFEATDIYLQSNGNHPPPKPIVADQRSDQEEMASLIRKRADINHPHKGTGRTPLSVACHCGHNDIVELLIAEGANVQSKDKWKLSPFHLAASNDHCQVIATLLDREAGINARGPHGKTPSRIACDHGQLDAIRILVKQRAMIDTRDEEQKTPLHVASEAGDDEIVKLLLQLGANRNAKDSHMRTPLHAACISGHVAVVETLTNAKVDLEAQEEESLTPLAAAARAGLTAVVDLLLRHKASPRTRSAGNFTALHWASYNSHEEAVGLLIANKRTELDARSINGRSPLHVAAMCRSFGVIEKLVRAGVSLEAECLERNRPLHYACQYATHSEISLLLNAGASCNLQNMAGETPLQVAVRAGNLRAVKTLLARGARLDSLDKKATRPLIIACQKGHAEIASYLLTRGARVKGTTDTPMCLAASGGHVQVIQALLQHGGTVHELDAQGWDPLRRAAFEGHSQAVASLLGHGARATNLGALSSFSFASTTTTEQRQRILDLLTTAVDAENAKHQRVAYLTELACSLNDGQDNLTELPDTRIIMRQEDAGAKEGLDATDIPPSSPVRPPPSPSRPPLAFPQIPQATGEESDHEATRPAPYTQPAPWPLLDLPTQQPKTPILQRILPHKSPSISREVRTPPYLSWYAPATIPPPKQQKYASQAAAARLEALYQARTGTEENRAELE; translated from the coding sequence ATGCTACCAGACAGCCCATCTTCCGAGCCAAGGTCTCCTGTCAGCGACAAGAGTTCCAACACCAGCGGTTCAGTCTCGGACGAGTCTCTGCCCAAATCGCCATCTTCCCCCATCCGCCAACGCTTGAGGCAACTGAGACGGTCGAACGCCAACAAGCAAGCTGCGACCATGTCGCCAAAGTCTCAGTTGGGTAATCGATTCCCTGGCGAGTTCGAAGCTACCGATATATACCTCCAGTCCAACGGTaatcatccaccaccgaagCCCATTGTGGCGGATCAAAGGAGCGACCAGGAAGAAATGGCCTCGCTGATTCGCAAGAGGGCTGACATCAACCATCCGCACAAAGGAACCGGAAGAACGCCTCTTTCCGTCGCCTGTCACTGCGGTCACAACGATATTGTCGAGTTGTTGATTGCAGAGGGTGCCAACGTACAGTCCAAGGACAAGTGGAAGCTTTCCCCGTTCCATCTGGCAGCTTCCAATGATCATTGCCAAGTCATAGCGACCCTCCTAGACCGAGAGGCAGGCATCAATGCCCGTGGTCCCCATGGAAAAACACCTTCGAGGATCGCGTGTGACCATGGGCAGCTGGATGCCATCCGCATCCTGGTAAAGCAGCGCGCCATGATCGACACCCGTGACGAGGAACAGAAAACACCACTTCATGTAGCCAGTGAGGCGGGCGATGATGAGATTGTCAAacttctccttcaacttgGAGCCAACAGGAATGCAAAGGACTCACATATGAGAACCCCACTCCATGCTGCTTGCATCTCTGGCCATGTCGCTGTGGTTGAGACCCTCACTAATGCCAAAGTAGATCTCGAGGcccaggaagaagagagcctAACCCCACTTGCAGCGGCTGCGAGAGCCGGGCTCACAGCCGTTGTGGATTTGCTTCTTCGGCACAAGGCATCTCCCAGGACTCGCAGTGCTGGCAACTTTACGGCGTTGCACTGGGCTAGCTACAACAGTCACGAAGAGGCCGTCGGCCTTCTGATTGCGAACAAGAGGACCGAGTTAGATGCTCGTAGCATCAACGGCCGCTCCCCACTTCATGTGGCCGCCATGTGTAGGAGCTTTGGGGTCATTGAGAAGCTGGTTAGGGCAGGGGTATCGCTCGAAGCCGAGTGCCTTGAGCGCAACCGACCACTGCACTATGCATGTCAGTATGCAACTCACAGTGAAATATCGCTCCTCTTGAACGCGGGAGCAAGTTGCAATTTGCAGAACATGGCAGGCGAAACACCACTGCAAGTTGCTGTCCGCGCGGGAAACCTCAGGGCAGTGAAGACTCTGCTGGCTCGTGGTGCAAGACTCGACTCtttggacaagaaggcgacCAGACCTCTCATTATCGCATGCCAAAAGGGACATGCAGAGATTGCGAGTTATCTACTCACCCGTGGCGCCAGGGTCAAGGGAACAACGGATACACCGATGTGTTTGGCAGCGAGTGGTGGTCATGTCCAAGTGATACAGGCGCTGCTCCAACACGGAGGGACTGTACATGAGCTTGATGCACAAGGCTGGGATCCCCTGAGGCGAGCGGCTTTCGAAGGCCATTCCCAGGCTGTTGCAAGCTTGCTTGGGCACGGAGCGCGAGCTACGAATCTCGGCGCTctgtccagcttctcctttgCTTCAACTACCACAACTGAGCAGCGTCAGCGCATCTTGGATCTTCTCACCACAGCCGTTGACGCAGAAAATGCCAAGCATCAGCGTGTGGCATATCTGACTGAACTGGCATGCTCGCTCAATGACGGCCAGGACAACCTGACAGAACTGCCTGACACGCGGATAATCATGCGCCAGGAGGACGCAGGTGCAAAGGAAGGGTTGGATGCAACAGATATACCTCCATCGTCGCCAGTGAggccaccaccctccccctcgagACCACCACTCGCATTCCCGCAGATCCCTCAAGCCACAGGCGAGGAATCCGACCACGAGGCTACACGACCGGCGCCATACACCCAGCCAGCGCCATGGCCTCTTCTTGATCTACCAACCCAACAGCCAAAAACACCGATTTTGCAACGAATCCTCCCGCACAAATCGCCTTCCATTTCCAGGGAGGTGAGAACACCACCATATCTGAGTTGGTACGCCCCTGccaccatcccacccccgAAACAGCAAAAGTATGCGTCCCAAGCTGCTGCCGCAAGGTTAGAAGCACTGTACCAGGCCAGGACAGGAACAGAGGAGAATCGAGCAGAGTTGGAATAA
- a CDS encoding uncharacterized protein (EggNog:ENOG503PE6U): MMFERLPEELLREVAKGFNIQDIKTLSLVSKTFHAIWAPRFWSTLCVNTAGPGDRPSSVSIKRIEQCAHALQNATSSVQNVADMVFRRDTRWKLWGYEKEEDWPNVACLHRQPPPEDLGVWRALQRAAPVAGWSKDEWFLRNQRCVEASIERMGKQLGPDNMDDVALAVQSVLERIPAGQLQSFTWDLATCIPQPILDSLFQTQPQLQSISLTADTRCKAMTKSIHLPFCQLKRIICNTIPRSHVLPVRRMLENNRGHLHDLQIEELPYGGLFEELLFGPKECEDSADRCHSMLGANLDVLFPSLATLSLRSVYLTKRMDRAFNISGLDALTLRQCSRSSEFLERIMAANRPLQLKTFEFMSSHGLDNDDYDVETNTVNAFLLSFNCLENLYIGFARDFDEDSAGLHPLWSTVGHHGSTLKRLVVHQRGIWTGPMCTMGILERNFDPVGDVDGTLDISETNISKWALDPAENPLSALPKLECLGLPCDVSDWSESDTWARHSIEPGVRSEPFIITLLKPFTGGSRSLKLLHLRKTGSGYAWAFKATSLPPYPRRRRAASTRAHDAEDVFLLPIPPSDMLSSLCPHFSYFLNWAFGPKGIRSLQAVAFGDFANGHMGGKFLHNIFAIRNKDELGGYQVFDCRDKAHEHKWRAMADRYADFLESCPVGPRVESWEDGSRYYF; encoded by the exons ATGATGTTCGAACGTCTCCCGGAGGAGCTGCTCCGAGAAGTGGCCAAAGGGTTTAACATTCAAGATATCAAAACCCTCTCGCTCGTCTCCAAGACCTTCCATGCCATATGGGCACCGAGGTTTTGGAGCACACTGTGTGTCAATACTGCTGGTCCAGGAGACCGACCATCATCTGTCAGCATCAAACGGATCGAACAATGCGCCCATGCGCTTCAGAATGCTACCTCCTCCGTACAGAATGTCGCCGACATGGTGTTTCGACGGGACACTCGATGGAAGTTATGGGGCTAtgagaaggaagaagacTGGCCCAATGTCGCCTGTCTCCAccggcaaccaccaccggagGACCTTGGGGTGTGGAGAGCTCTGCAACGAGCAGCGCCAGTCGCTGGATGGTCAAAAGATGAATGGTTCTTAAGGAATCAAAGGTGCGTCGAGGCAAGCATAGAACGAATGGGAAAGCAGCTGGGTCCCGACAACATGGACGACGTTGCCCTCGCTGTACAATCTGTTCTCGAACGCATCCCCGCTGGCCAACTCCAATCTTTCACCTGGGACTTGGCAACATGCATTCCTCAGCCTATTTTGGATAGCCTCTTCCAAACGCAACCGCAGCTCCAGTCTATATCCTTGACGGCTGATACCCGTTGCAAGGCCATGACCAAAAGCATCCACCTACCGTTCTGCCAGCTCAAACGGATTATTTGCAATACGATACCACGATCTCATGTTCTACCGGTTCGAAGAATGCTTGAAAACAATAGAGGGCACTTGCATGACCTCCAAATCGAGGAATTGCCCTACGGGGGCCTTTTCGAGGAGCTCTTATTTGGTCCAAAAGAATGTGAAGATTCCGCTGATCGGTGCCACAGTATGTTGGGAGCGAATCTTGATGTATTGTTTCCATCACTTGCGACCCTGTCTTTGAGATCGGTCTATTTGACCAAGAGAATGGATCGAGCATTCAACATCAGTGGTCTAGATGCACTTACATTACGCCAATGTTCGCGATCGAGTGAATTCCTCGAAAGAATAATGGCAGCAAACAGACCCCTTCAGCTCAAGACCTTTGAGTTCATGTCTAGCCATGGGCTCGATAATGATGACTATGACGTGGAGACGAATACAGTCAACGCCTTTCTTCTATCATTCAACTGTCTAGAAAACCTCTACATCGGTTTTGCCAGAGATTTCGACGAAGACAGCGCtggcctccaccccctctgGTCTACCGTTGGCCATCACGGCTCAACACTGAAGAGGCTGGTGGTCCATCAGCGAGGCATATGGACAGGTCCAATGTGCACAATGGGCATCTTGGAGAGAAATTTCGATCCCGTTGGTGACGTCGATGGCACGCTCGATATTTCAGAGACGAACATCAGCAAGTGGGCGCTGGATCCCGCCGAAAATCCCCTGTCAGCCCTTCCAAAACTTGAATGCCTCGGCCTACCTTGCGATGTTTCAGACTGGAGCGAGTCCGATACGTGGGCGAGACATAGTATAGAACCAGGTGTGCGGTCCGAGCCTTTTATT ATAACCCTCCTCAAGCCATTTACCGGAGGCTCACGGagcctcaagctcctccattTACGAAAAACAGGCTCAGGTTATGCATGGGCCTTCAAAGCGACCAGCCTCCCGCCTTATCCCAGGCGACGGCGGGCCGCGTCAACTCGGGCCCACGATGCTGAAGACGttttcctccttcccatccctccttcCGATATGTTATCATCCCTCTGCCCACATTTCTCCTATTTTCTCAATTGGGCTTTCGGGCCAAAGGGCATTCGCTCCCTCCAGGCCGTCGCTTTTGGGGATTTTGCAAACGGCCACATGGGCGGCAAATTCCTTCACAACATCTTTGCCATTCGTAACAAGGATGAGCTGGGAGGATACCAGGTGTTTGACTGTCGCGACAAAGCCCATGAGCACAAATGGCGGGCCATGGCGGATAGGTACGCTGACTTTCTGGAATCGTGCCCCGTCGGGCCACGGGTGGAAAGTTGGGAGGACGGGTCGAGGTATTATTTCTAA
- a CDS encoding uncharacterized protein (COG:S; EggNog:ENOG503NWE8), translating into MARYFGRLPFGTVIVNHTLDNPQGTLICTGANQNSLAGNPTLHGEMAAINNCSSIFVSSAYNMTPAESLAAFKDLSLYTNAESCPMCAAAVRWAGFREYVYGVSIKELIELGWGQLDIGSEEVIGSGVGMRDKDPEVVLGGVGSEESKVLFGWQFAGGDCPSGCERGERSDGCLPVELE; encoded by the exons ATGGCGAGATATTTCGGTAGACTAC CCTTTGGCACCGTCATCGTGAACCACACCCTCGACAACCCCCAAGGAACCCTCATCTGCACTGGCGCAAACCAGAATTCCCTGGCCGGCAACCCGACTCTTCATGGGGAGATGGCAGCAATAAACAACTGCTCCTCAATCTTTGTCTCCTCGGCTTATAATATGACACCAGCGGAGTCGCTAGCCGCGTTCAAGGACCTGAGCTTGTACACCAACGCCGAAAGCTGCCCCATgtgcgctgctgctgtgaggtGGGCGGGGTTTAGGGAGTATGTTTATGGGGTGTCTATCAAAGAGTTGATTGAGCTGGGATGGGGACAGTTGGATATAGGGAGTGAGGAGGTTATTGGGAGTGGCGTTGGAATGAGGGATAAGGACCCGGAGGTGGTgcttggtggggtgggaagTGAGGAGAGTAAGGTGTTGTTTGGGTGGCAGTTTGCCGGTGGGGATTGTCCATCGGGTTGTGAAAGAGGGGAACGGAGCGACGGGTGTTTGCCGGTCGAGTTAGAATAG
- a CDS encoding uncharacterized protein (EggNog:ENOG503PQTZ) → MAATDPIHSWMYFLQRDPKFETERVYELRRQKPTKKIPQTNMLLEKVDNIAIHDVRPRLEQCSFGTTGFFLLDMDTGLVAEDFDHREKVIKCFLPQLAAEVKDRLNASRVQIFDYQLRKRNRDFPISNGEVYEYRQPSCLAHVDATPGDIERLRHGLNKGSFERVDNVRCQFVNAWKPLRGPTRDWPLALCDNRSVDPEMDLKICDLVAPDGTSETASVHHSPNQRWCYVKNQMPNEIWVFMQSDSNGRSGVPHSSFPHPDATEEDHLRESIEVRI, encoded by the exons ATGGCTGCCACCGATCCTATTCACTCATGGATGTATTTCCTGCAACGGGATCCCAAATTTGAGACTGAACGCGTCTACGAACTTAGACGGCAGAAGCCTACAAAGAAGATCCCCCAGACCAACATGCTGCTCGAAAAGGTGGACAACATCGCCATTCATGATGTCCGTCCTCGACTCGAACAGTGCTCTTTCGGCACTACTGGATTCTTCCTCCTGGATATGGACACAGGATTGGTTGCAGAAGACTTTGATCATCGCGAGAAGGTGATAAAGTGCTTCCTTCCTCAGTTGGCAGCTGAAGTCAAGGACAGGCTCAATGCCAGTAGGGTGCAGATCTTTGACTACCAGCTTCGAAAGCGGAACCGAGACTTCCCCATCAGCAATGGAGAGGTGTATGAGTATAGACAGCCTTCCTGTCTTGCTCATGTTG ACGCTACTCCCGGTGATATCGAGCGGCTCAGACATGGTCTCAACAAGGGCAGCTTTGAACGTGTGGACAACGTGCGCTGTCAGTTTGTCAA CGCCTGGAAGCCTCTCAGGGGCCCAACTCGGGATTGGCCACTTGCCCTGTGCGACAATCGATCAGTTGACCCAGAGATGGACTTGAAGATCTGCGATCTCGTAGCGCCGGATGGTACATCTGAGACTGCCTCGGTTCATCACTCCCCTAACCAACGATGGTGCTATGTCAAGAACCAGATGCCTAATGAGATCTGGGTGTTTATGCAGTCTGACTCGAACGGCAGATCAG GTGTACCGCACTCTTCATTTCCACACCCGGATGCCACTGAAGAGGATCATTTGAGGGAGAGTATTGAAGTGAGAAT ATAG
- a CDS encoding uncharacterized protein (COG:S; EggNog:ENOG503P2F5): protein MQDLYRPLDISKNEIRLLSFEDTADSGTVSLLLQHVSLNDMKPEYTSFYDENASAMGAFQICKAWSDRHEFLPVAPKREIHDAVARFTWGDYICLSYTWGDDAGQSAAVVVNGVSTAVNKRLAAALRDVRESHEGQIGMKVWVDALCINQADVADRNAHVLRVRDIFGGAFSVMAWTKDSEQWDLEFLGLSQPGEHLELCNVVLKLYGKRALEEILGVKERGWGVDDEQYEEVMGLVRIHNVDVLVFDQFYWEDSDDSDDLGSGRMHLRDVLAMELMQLFRKRYWSRLWVIQELAVSPTTSTVCWGKLTFDLSTLQAVCEILHAQSKTEERMQEEFWQELKPRFDLLAFISTWRELEAAPADQARQLLDASIKELKQLEQHAACSLPQDKVYGLLGLFPLSVTSAVTIDYTRESADVVGEFLSAVPEWEASTVN from the coding sequence ATGCAAGATCTATATCGCCCCCTCGACATTTCCAAGAACGAGATCCGTCTCCTTTCCTTCGAAGACACCGCCGACAGCGGCACGGTATCCCTTCTCCTACAACATGTCTCCTTAAACGACATGAAACCCGAATATACCTCTTTCTATGACGAGAATGCCTCGGCTATGGGCGCCTTCCAGATTTGCAAAGCCTGGAGCGACCGACACGAATTCTTGCCCGTTGCACCCAAGCGAGAGATCCACGATGCCGTCGCAAGATTTACCTGGGGTGATTACATTTGCTTGAGCTATACGTGGGGGGACGACGCGGGACAGAGTGCGGCGGTGGTCGTCAACGGCGTTTCCACAGCTGTGAACAAACGTCTCGCAGCCGCGTTGCGAGACGTGCGGGAAAGCCACGAGGGTCAAATCGGCATGAAAGTCTGGGTGGACGCCTTGTGCATCAACCAAGCCGACGTTGCTGACCGGAATGCCCATGTGTTGCGTGTGAGGGATATATTCGGCGGGGCTTTCTCGGTGATGGCCTGGACCAAGGACTCGGAGCAGTGGGACTTGGAGTTTCTGGGGCTGAGTCAGCCTGGGGAACATCTTGAGCTTTGCAATGTGGTCCTCAAATTGTACGGCAAGCGGGCTCTGGAGGAAATCCTCGGGGTTAAAGAGCGCGGCTGGGGGGTTGACGACGAGCAGTATGAGGAGGTTATGGGGCTGGTCCGGATTCACAATGTCGATGTCCTGGTTTTTGACCAGTTCTATTGGGAAGATTCTGATGATTCTGATGACCTTGGATCTGGCAGAATGCACTTGCGAGACGTACTCGCCATGGAGCTGATGCAGCTGTTTCGGAAGAGATACTGGTCGCGGTTGTGGGTCATACAAGAGCTGGCAGTTAGCCCTACAACGTCCACGGTGTGCTGGGGCAAGTTAACTTTCGACCTGTCGACGCTACAAGCCGTATGCGAGATTCTTCATGCCCAGTCCAAGACCGAAGAGCGCATGCAAGAGGAGTTCTGGCAAGAGTTAAAGCCGAGATTTGATCTTTTGGCATTTATTTCTACATGGAGAGAACTGGAGGCTGCACCAGCGGACCAAGCCCGCCAACTATTGGACGCTTCCATCAAGGAGCTGAAGCAACTCGAACAACACGCGGCTTGCTCACTTCCACAGGACAAAGTTTACGGTTTGCTCGGACTGTTTCCATTGTCCGTGACGTCCGCCGTGACGATTGACTACACCCGGGAGTCTGCTGACGTGGTCGGAGAGTTTTTATCTGCGGTGCCAGAATGGGAAGCATCAACCGTGAACTAA